Part of the Nostoc sp. ATCC 53789 genome, GATTCATCGCGTCTCTCCTGTACAGATGAGGGGCAACCCACGATTCGTTAGGAGGTAAACGGCAAAGGTTCCTAGCCAGTGACTAGCTGCATAATGTTCAATTACAACATCTGTGAGTCCATGCTGACGATGGTGAAGGGCAGCAGAGTGGAGTGTTTCTATGCGGCGATCGCTATTTGCCAATCCAGATATGATACCCTCAAGCATCCAAGCACGACTGAGATTAAGACCGTAGAAGTGGGCTTGCATATAATCTTGAGGATTATCCACTCTGGCTGGTTCTAACCAATTTACCGAATTATCAATGGGTATTTCTGGCAGAAAATTGGTGAGCCAGTCAGTGAAATCTGTTGTTGGCAGAATTCGCCGCATCAGGTCTGCTTCAGCAAGTCCAGGAGAGAGAAAATCGTAACCAAGTGGTTCAAATTGTAACGAGTAGTTGCGATCGCTAAGATAAAATTGCCGTGCTTTGTTCTCCAATAACTGAGTAAAATCAGTATTTTCGGTAATCCTTGCCCAATCTAGCATCAAACCAAGTGCAAAGGCTGTTTGGCTATGCACCCCTGTGCGATTTGGCAGTTTCAGTTCGTTAATCCAGCGCTGTAAGTTCTCTGCAATCAACTTTTCTAGCGGTTCCAATACAACCCGCCATTCTTTTGCTTGAGCATGATTCCACTCGTGAAGTTCCGCAGCCAGTTGCAGAAACCAGGCCACACCGTAAGGAAATTCAAAAAAGGGTCGCCGTTGAAAATGGGCAATCTCTCCTTGAATTTTCTCAGGCGTTAGGCTTTGCCCAAGTGCTTGCTTTGACGCTGCATGGAAAGAGGCTTCAGGAAAGTGACGCAGCAGACGTACCAGTAACCAGTGACCATGTACGGCTGAATGCCAATCTAAGCAGCCATAAAAAGCAGGAGTTAATTGACGCGGTGGTTTGATATCCTCGTCGCTCTCAGCCCAACGCAGAATACTGTTAGGATACTCTCGCTCGATACAATCCAGCACTAATTGAGCAAATTGTACTGCGATCGCTTCATGAATCTCCAAATTATCGAGTGGCATGGTCACGTCGCTTTGCTCCGAATTAAAAATTAAAAATTAAAAATTAAATTTAGGTGCTTATATCCTTTTTGCGTAAAAGCGTAGCGTTTTTAATGCAGGGGAATGGGAACTGGGTATTTAGGACGGGTTAAAGCCCCAAACATCATTTTTCCACGCTCTTCCCAATCCCCATCCCCTTTTAACATTGCAAGGTCT contains:
- a CDS encoding DUF2891 domain-containing protein gives rise to the protein MPLDNLEIHEAIAVQFAQLVLDCIEREYPNSILRWAESDEDIKPPRQLTPAFYGCLDWHSAVHGHWLLVRLLRHFPEASFHAASKQALGQSLTPEKIQGEIAHFQRRPFFEFPYGVAWFLQLAAELHEWNHAQAKEWRVVLEPLEKLIAENLQRWINELKLPNRTGVHSQTAFALGLMLDWARITENTDFTQLLENKARQFYLSDRNYSLQFEPLGYDFLSPGLAEADLMRRILPTTDFTDWLTNFLPEIPIDNSVNWLEPARVDNPQDYMQAHFYGLNLSRAWMLEGIISGLANSDRRIETLHSAALHHRQHGLTDVVIEHYAASHWLGTFAVYLLTNRGLPLICTGETR